In a genomic window of Pontibacter liquoris:
- a CDS encoding M61 family metallopeptidase, with amino-acid sequence MRNKLPGLLALAFGLAVHPLLAQQKVTYSLSFPNYVHHEAQVQVQFDDVKSDTLKVLMPRTSPGRYAIHEFAKNVYNVKVTDAQGRELPVSRPATNEWDVTGHHGTVTLHYTLFGDHADGTYAGIDETHAHLNMPATLMYAKGFEAAPAQVTFNIPQGKNWKIATQLKPEQGTTYSAPNFQYLMDSPTELSDFDLAEWTVQENGKIKTIQVAMHHLDSKELFEQYVAQVKKIVAEERAVFGELPDYDYDRYTFIACYMPQAVSDGMEHRNSTMIPSSRPLAKFRDALLNTVAHEYFHSWNVERIRPKTLEPFNFQEANMSESLWLAEGFTNYYGDLMMVRTGLFDTKAYAENLAGDLNYVLLSPGRQYNALIEMSRQAPFVDAARSVDPVNRQNTFISYYIYGSVTGLALDMTLRQQYSKTLDDYMQALWRKYGKPEKAYTLPDLEQTLAEVTGDKAFATSFFKNTVNGTYLPDYAPLLAKAGLELRKANTGTPYLGTSALKFSKEGAEIMQGTLVTAAAYKAGLDRSDVILTLDGRKLRSEKDLKKVLDKHKPGDEVPLTYRRLGQARTATLTLDEEPELEVVLYESTGKQLTPEMEKYRQAWLGSAVGH; translated from the coding sequence ATGAGAAATAAACTACCCGGCCTGCTTGCGCTGGCATTCGGGCTGGCAGTACACCCCCTGCTGGCTCAGCAAAAAGTCACGTATTCCCTGTCTTTCCCCAATTATGTGCACCACGAGGCACAGGTGCAGGTACAGTTTGATGACGTAAAATCAGATACCCTAAAAGTGCTGATGCCGCGCACCTCACCGGGGCGCTACGCCATTCATGAGTTTGCAAAAAACGTGTACAACGTAAAAGTGACGGATGCGCAGGGCCGGGAGTTGCCTGTGTCGCGGCCTGCCACCAACGAGTGGGACGTCACGGGCCACCACGGCACCGTAACTTTGCACTACACCTTGTTCGGGGATCATGCCGACGGCACGTACGCCGGAATCGATGAAACTCACGCCCACCTGAATATGCCGGCTACCCTGATGTATGCCAAAGGCTTTGAAGCGGCTCCCGCGCAGGTCACGTTTAACATCCCGCAGGGCAAAAACTGGAAAATAGCGACTCAGCTTAAACCGGAGCAGGGCACTACTTATTCCGCCCCCAACTTCCAGTACCTGATGGACAGCCCCACCGAGCTCAGCGACTTTGACCTGGCGGAGTGGACGGTGCAGGAAAACGGCAAAATTAAAACCATACAGGTGGCCATGCACCATCTGGATTCCAAAGAGCTGTTTGAGCAGTATGTGGCGCAGGTAAAGAAAATTGTGGCCGAGGAGCGTGCCGTTTTCGGAGAGCTGCCCGACTACGATTACGACCGTTATACCTTTATTGCCTGCTACATGCCGCAGGCCGTGAGCGATGGCATGGAACACCGCAACTCGACTATGATCCCAAGCTCCCGTCCGCTGGCTAAGTTCAGAGATGCGCTGCTGAACACCGTGGCCCACGAGTACTTTCACTCGTGGAACGTGGAGCGCATCCGCCCTAAAACCCTGGAGCCCTTCAATTTCCAGGAGGCGAACATGTCGGAATCACTGTGGTTGGCCGAAGGATTTACCAATTATTACGGCGATCTGATGATGGTCCGCACCGGCCTTTTCGATACCAAAGCATATGCCGAGAACCTGGCCGGCGACCTGAACTACGTGCTGCTCTCGCCCGGCCGCCAGTATAACGCGTTGATAGAGATGAGCCGCCAGGCCCCTTTTGTGGATGCAGCCCGCTCCGTGGACCCCGTGAACCGCCAGAATACCTTCATCTCCTACTACATTTACGGCAGCGTAACGGGCCTTGCCCTGGACATGACGCTACGGCAGCAGTACAGCAAAACCCTGGACGATTACATGCAAGCGCTCTGGCGCAAGTATGGTAAACCCGAAAAAGCCTACACCTTACCGGATCTTGAGCAAACGCTGGCCGAAGTAACCGGTGATAAAGCCTTTGCGACCAGCTTCTTCAAAAACACGGTTAATGGAACGTACCTGCCTGATTACGCGCCGCTGCTGGCCAAAGCGGGCCTGGAACTCCGAAAAGCAAACACAGGAACGCCATACCTGGGGACTTCAGCTTTAAAATTCAGCAAAGAGGGCGCCGAGATCATGCAGGGCACGCTGGTAACGGCTGCCGCTTACAAAGCCGGCCTCGACCGCAGCGACGTGATCCTGACGCTGGATGGGCGCAAGCTGCGCTCTGAAAAAGACTTGAAGAAGGTACTGGACAAGCACAAGCCCGGCGATGAAGTGCCACTCACTTACCGGCGACTGGGCCAGGCTCGCACCGCCACCCTGACGCTGGACGAGGAGCCTGAACTGGAAGTGGTGCTGTATGAAAGCACCGGCAAGCAGCTTACCCCAGAAATGGAAAAGTACCGGCAAGCCTGGCTGGGCTCCGCTGTTGGACATTAG
- a CDS encoding MBL fold metallo-hydrolase encodes MPRTKKHIRHIKNERLETIKPDYRGNKVVNGRFANGDELYEPDFRNVLKWRLSKNPQAKEKKADTYVPPVQPGCDFMQAPDDMIVWLGHASFFIRLQGLTFLIDPVFYDLPLIKRRVGLPCSPDDLRPVDFLLLSHGHRDHLDKESVRTVFKNNPDLKALVPLRAGEILRGISPHLPYQEAGWYQRFDLVPGSVEVYYLPASHWHRRGLNDMNSVLWGSFLLKTPELNLYFAGDTAMGNHFDEIQELFGPMDVCIMPVGAYKPAFMMSKSHVNPHEAVRAYNLLQGGTLIPMHYGTFDLSDEPAGEPVRILEQLAAAGVLQGLQLPAIGQPLLLHELY; translated from the coding sequence TTGCCACGTACAAAAAAGCACATCCGCCATATTAAGAACGAACGCCTCGAAACCATTAAACCAGATTACAGGGGCAACAAAGTAGTAAATGGCCGTTTCGCTAATGGTGACGAGCTGTATGAACCCGACTTCCGGAATGTACTGAAGTGGCGGTTATCCAAAAATCCGCAGGCTAAAGAAAAAAAGGCGGACACCTATGTGCCGCCGGTGCAGCCGGGCTGTGATTTTATGCAGGCCCCCGACGACATGATCGTGTGGCTGGGCCATGCCAGCTTTTTTATCCGCCTTCAGGGCCTTACGTTTCTCATCGATCCTGTTTTTTACGACCTGCCCCTGATCAAACGGCGGGTGGGGCTACCCTGCTCCCCTGATGACCTCCGGCCGGTAGATTTCCTGCTCCTCTCGCACGGGCACCGCGACCACCTGGACAAGGAATCGGTGCGCACGGTATTCAAAAACAACCCGGACCTTAAAGCGCTTGTGCCGTTGCGTGCCGGCGAGATTTTGCGGGGCATCAGTCCGCACCTGCCTTACCAGGAAGCGGGCTGGTACCAGCGCTTTGACCTGGTGCCCGGCAGTGTGGAAGTATACTACCTGCCCGCCTCGCACTGGCACCGCCGCGGCCTTAACGACATGAACAGCGTCCTCTGGGGCAGCTTTCTGCTAAAAACGCCGGAGCTAAACCTATACTTTGCCGGCGACACCGCCATGGGCAACCACTTCGACGAGATACAGGAGCTGTTCGGCCCCATGGATGTCTGTATTATGCCGGTGGGGGCCTACAAGCCTGCTTTTATGATGAGCAAGAGCCATGTGAACCCCCACGAGGCGGTGCGGGCCTACAACCTGCTGCAGGGCGGCACGCTCATCCCGATGCATTACGGCACTTTCGACCTGTCGGATGAGCCTGCCGGTGAGCCGGTGCGTATATTGGAGCAGCTTGCGGCGGCCGGCGTGCTGCAGGGCCTCCAGCTGCCTGCCATTGGCCAGCCCCTGCTGCTGCACGAGCTATACTAA
- a CDS encoding CinA family protein translates to MNQTELTQLMMSLKDKELTVAFAESCTAGMLASEFVKAKGSSDVLLGSAVVYQPEAKKKLLGVKQETLDLYTAESQQVTNEMVMGLKKLLGAKISIATTGLAGEGASETPEKPVGTMFVSMLYDGKAEEFREVFKGNSESMRKQLTEYVFQKIQGVLDQHYSR, encoded by the coding sequence ATGAACCAGACGGAGCTTACCCAACTGATGATGTCGTTGAAAGACAAAGAACTAACCGTGGCCTTTGCCGAAAGCTGCACGGCCGGCATGCTGGCTTCCGAGTTTGTGAAAGCAAAGGGCAGCAGCGATGTGCTGCTGGGCAGTGCCGTGGTATACCAGCCCGAGGCCAAGAAAAAGCTACTGGGCGTGAAGCAGGAAACGCTGGACCTGTATACGGCCGAATCGCAACAGGTAACCAACGAGATGGTGATGGGACTTAAAAAGCTGCTGGGCGCCAAGATCAGCATCGCCACTACCGGCCTGGCAGGCGAAGGCGCTTCTGAAACACCTGAAAAGCCGGTAGGCACCATGTTTGTATCGATGCTCTATGACGGTAAAGCCGAAGAATTCCGGGAGGTTTTCAAAGGCAATTCCGAAAGTATGCGCAAGCAGCTCACCGAGTATGTCTTCCAAAAAATCCAGGGTGTGCTGGACCAGCATTATTCCCGCTAA
- a CDS encoding sodium:solute symporter — MSSSLIIGLIVAYFCILILIAYVTGSKTDSDTFFLANRKSPWYVVAFGMIGTTLSGVTFVSLPGMVATAQFSYLQMVMGYLLGYLVIATVLMPLYYRLNLVSIYTYLEQRFGFWSYKTGAAFFLLSRTLLAAIRVFLVTGVLQLAVFDALGVPFAVSVIITILLIWVYTFRGGMKTIIWTDTFQTLTMLVAVATTIWLIADELNYGLQSLVATVQQSPYTSVFVWDVKAGNFFLKQFFAGAFITIAMTGLDQDMMQKNLSCKNIGEAQKNMFWFNVILVIVNVLFLTLGVLLYTYAETKGISLPAKGDDVYPYLALNHFSAFLGIVFILGIIAITYASADSALTALTTSFCVDFLDFKNRSEHARVRLRYLAHAGVSVVMVLVVIAFKVLNSASVISTMFTVAGYTYGPLLGLYAFGLYTRRAVRDRFVPAICVLAPILTYIISLNSKEWLFGYEFGFEVLLLNGFLTFAGLLAISSGKASAMERQQQQVKAVL; from the coding sequence ATGTCCTCTTCCCTTATCATCGGCCTGATCGTTGCCTATTTCTGCATCCTGATCCTCATTGCTTATGTAACCGGCAGCAAAACTGATTCAGACACTTTCTTTCTGGCAAACCGCAAATCACCGTGGTATGTGGTGGCCTTTGGCATGATCGGCACCACGCTTTCAGGCGTAACGTTTGTGTCGCTGCCGGGCATGGTGGCTACGGCGCAGTTCTCTTACCTGCAGATGGTGATGGGCTACCTGCTGGGCTACCTAGTTATTGCCACGGTGCTGATGCCGCTCTATTATCGCCTTAATCTTGTGTCGATCTATACTTACCTGGAGCAGCGGTTCGGCTTCTGGTCTTATAAAACGGGAGCGGCCTTTTTCCTGCTCTCACGCACGCTGCTGGCCGCCATACGAGTTTTTCTGGTAACCGGCGTGCTGCAACTGGCAGTTTTTGATGCGCTGGGTGTTCCGTTTGCCGTGTCTGTGATCATCACCATCCTGCTGATCTGGGTTTATACCTTCCGGGGCGGTATGAAAACCATTATCTGGACCGACACCTTTCAGACACTGACCATGCTGGTAGCTGTAGCCACTACGATCTGGCTCATTGCCGATGAGCTGAACTATGGCTTACAGAGCCTGGTGGCCACGGTGCAGCAAAGCCCTTATACCTCGGTGTTTGTCTGGGACGTGAAAGCGGGCAACTTTTTCCTGAAGCAGTTCTTTGCAGGCGCTTTTATCACCATTGCCATGACGGGCCTTGACCAGGACATGATGCAGAAAAACCTGAGCTGCAAAAACATTGGCGAGGCCCAGAAAAACATGTTCTGGTTTAACGTGATCCTGGTGATCGTGAATGTGCTGTTCCTCACGCTCGGGGTGCTGTTGTATACTTACGCTGAAACCAAAGGCATTTCGCTGCCCGCCAAGGGCGATGATGTATACCCTTACCTGGCCTTAAACCACTTCTCGGCTTTCTTGGGCATTGTGTTCATACTAGGCATTATTGCCATCACCTACGCATCCGCCGACTCTGCCCTGACGGCGCTGACCACTTCCTTCTGCGTCGATTTCCTGGATTTCAAAAACAGGAGCGAACATGCGCGCGTACGCCTGCGCTACCTGGCGCATGCCGGCGTTTCGGTGGTAATGGTGCTGGTCGTGATCGCCTTTAAAGTGCTCAACTCTGCGAGCGTAATTTCCACCATGTTTACGGTGGCTGGTTATACCTACGGGCCGCTGCTGGGCCTTTATGCGTTCGGGTTGTACACCAGGCGCGCTGTCCGCGACCGGTTTGTGCCAGCCATTTGTGTGCTTGCTCCGATCCTGACCTATATCATCAGCCTTAACTCCAAAGAGTGGCTTTTCGGCTATGAGTTCGGCTTTGAAGTGCTGCTCCTCAACGGCTTTCTCACGTTTGCCGGGCTGTTGGCCATTTCATCAGGCAAAGCAAGCGCCATGGAACGGCAGCAGCAGCAAGTTAAGGCAGTATTGTAG
- the thpR gene encoding RNA 2',3'-cyclic phosphodiesterase, with the protein MNDSIRLFVAAPIPEKLKAELGELLQAFEHPAIRFMPPQNLHLTLYFIGNVPPQELPRIQEQLQTAAHQYASFTLQLDALELGPKPHAPRLVWARFAPNPVFEALSRHLVQALAPEPAQPLKTIPHITLARFRKDAPKPAGLPPVHSPTPLQLPVSSFSLWQSELASPHPIYRVLQNYPLS; encoded by the coding sequence ATGAATGACAGCATTAGGTTGTTTGTAGCCGCCCCGATACCAGAGAAATTAAAAGCAGAACTCGGGGAGCTCCTGCAGGCCTTTGAGCACCCGGCTATCCGGTTTATGCCCCCACAGAACCTGCACCTTACGCTATACTTTATCGGCAATGTGCCCCCGCAGGAGCTTCCCCGCATCCAGGAGCAGCTGCAAACAGCAGCACACCAATACGCGTCTTTTACGCTGCAACTGGATGCGCTGGAACTGGGGCCAAAGCCCCACGCACCGCGGCTGGTGTGGGCGCGCTTTGCTCCGAACCCTGTTTTTGAGGCGCTGAGCCGCCACCTAGTGCAGGCGCTGGCCCCCGAGCCAGCGCAGCCCCTGAAAACCATCCCCCACATTACGCTGGCCCGTTTCCGCAAAGATGCGCCCAAACCTGCCGGCCTGCCGCCGGTGCACTCCCCCACGCCATTGCAGCTACCCGTTTCTTCTTTTTCGCTGTGGCAGTCGGAACTGGCCTCGCCGCACCCAATATACCGCGTGCTCCAAAACTATCCGCTGAGCTAA
- a CDS encoding phosphatase PAP2 family protein yields the protein MIRNLYKKIAAEFTLFTVEFIFVLAIFLACIFGFLYIGAEILEGDKLGIDEKAFAFAHWISSPGMNRFIEVVTFFASQQFITPAALLLIAYFLFIRKHRWHSIRVPVVALGSISLNLVLKYFFDRPRPLMPLVQASGLSFPSGHSMIAASFYGLLIFLVWEHVKPRALRNLLVLLLAFFILLIGFSRIYLRVHFATDVLAGFAAGFLWVILGLWVLRKLEKFSRKEITPVLMEEEDKKTENF from the coding sequence ATGATTCGAAATCTCTATAAAAAAATAGCAGCAGAGTTTACGCTCTTCACCGTAGAATTTATTTTTGTGCTGGCCATCTTCCTGGCCTGCATCTTCGGGTTTCTGTATATCGGCGCTGAAATTCTGGAAGGTGATAAGCTAGGCATCGATGAAAAAGCGTTTGCCTTCGCCCACTGGATCAGCAGCCCGGGCATGAACCGCTTTATTGAGGTGGTCACGTTTTTTGCCTCCCAGCAATTCATTACGCCGGCTGCCCTGCTGCTTATTGCCTACTTTCTGTTTATCCGCAAGCACCGGTGGCATTCTATCCGCGTGCCGGTCGTGGCCTTGGGCAGTATCAGCCTTAACTTGGTGCTCAAGTATTTCTTTGACAGGCCACGCCCCCTCATGCCGCTGGTGCAGGCCTCGGGCCTCAGCTTTCCGAGCGGGCATTCCATGATCGCGGCTTCCTTTTATGGGTTGCTTATCTTCCTGGTATGGGAACATGTAAAGCCGCGGGCGTTGCGGAACCTGCTGGTGCTGTTACTGGCCTTTTTTATTTTGCTCATTGGCTTTAGCCGCATTTATTTGCGGGTGCACTTTGCTACCGATGTGCTGGCTGGCTTTGCTGCTGGCTTCCTGTGGGTTATACTTGGGCTGTGGGTGTTGCGGAAGCTGGAAAAGTTCTCCCGCAAGGAAATAACGCCGGTTTTGATGGAGGAGGAGGATAAAAAAACTGAAAATTTTTAG
- a CDS encoding ABC transporter ATP-binding protein, producing MAKRGFGPSGTTGEEGKKRITKESFRRGLQIFNYVVPYKFKFIVGLGFLVLSSLTFMVFPYLVGKLVDSSTGNSDWLLKDINMISLGLFVIILLQGIFSFFRVYFFAQVSENAIADIRRDLYSKFVMLPIPFYEKRRVGEITSRITTDVAQVQDTFSITLAELFRQVTTLLVGIVIIMWTSIKLSLFMLATFPVLVALAFVFGRKIKGLSKRTQDELANTNVIVEETMQAINTVKAFTNELFEVGRYKTSLDKAVKTALSAAYYRGAFITFIIVGLFGGIILVIWYGSTLVQQGDIKIGELISFIIYTVFIGASVGGLGELYGKVQAALGATERILEILNEQEEPTDKGQRTLAETPRLHGDIAYHNVAFSYPTRPDIAVLRDISFSIRAGEKIALVGPSGAGKSTIVQLLMRFYELSGGGITVDGQDIRQLDLTTLRANIGIVPQEVLLFGGTIRENIAYGKPTATEAEVIAAAQKANAWNFIKTFPEGLETLVGERGVKLSGGQRQRIAIARAILKNPAILVLDEATSALDSESEQLVQQAMDELMKDRTSIVIAHRLSTIRKVDKILVIDGGEIVEEGSHDALSNSENGIYANLLKLQFELS from the coding sequence ATGGCAAAACGCGGATTCGGTCCTAGCGGCACAACAGGCGAAGAAGGCAAAAAGCGTATCACGAAGGAAAGCTTTCGGCGCGGACTTCAGATCTTCAACTACGTAGTACCCTACAAATTCAAATTTATCGTCGGGCTTGGGTTCCTGGTGCTCTCCAGCCTCACGTTTATGGTTTTCCCCTACCTGGTAGGCAAACTGGTGGACTCCTCCACAGGCAATTCCGACTGGCTCCTCAAAGACATCAATATGATCTCGCTGGGGCTGTTCGTGATCATCCTGCTGCAGGGCATTTTCTCTTTTTTCAGGGTATACTTCTTTGCGCAGGTCAGCGAAAACGCCATTGCTGACATCCGCCGCGACCTGTATAGCAAGTTTGTGATGCTGCCCATTCCGTTTTATGAGAAGCGGCGCGTGGGCGAGATCACCAGCCGCATCACCACCGATGTAGCGCAGGTGCAGGACACGTTTTCCATTACGCTGGCCGAGCTTTTCCGGCAGGTGACCACGCTGCTGGTGGGCATCGTCATCATCATGTGGACGTCCATCAAGCTGTCGCTCTTTATGCTGGCTACCTTTCCGGTGCTGGTGGCGCTGGCCTTTGTGTTTGGCCGCAAGATAAAAGGACTCTCTAAACGCACCCAGGACGAGCTGGCCAATACCAATGTGATCGTGGAAGAAACCATGCAGGCGATCAACACAGTGAAAGCTTTTACCAACGAGCTGTTTGAAGTAGGCCGCTATAAAACATCGCTGGACAAAGCGGTAAAAACGGCGCTATCTGCTGCCTATTACCGGGGCGCGTTCATCACTTTTATTATTGTGGGCCTTTTTGGCGGCATTATCCTGGTGATCTGGTACGGCTCCACACTGGTGCAGCAAGGCGATATCAAGATCGGCGAGCTGATCTCCTTTATCATTTATACCGTCTTTATCGGCGCCTCTGTGGGCGGACTGGGTGAGCTTTATGGCAAGGTGCAGGCAGCCTTAGGCGCCACCGAACGCATCCTGGAGATCCTCAACGAGCAGGAAGAGCCTACCGACAAAGGCCAACGCACCTTAGCAGAAACACCGAGACTGCACGGCGACATTGCTTACCACAACGTGGCCTTCTCCTATCCTACCCGTCCCGATATAGCTGTGCTGCGCGATATCAGTTTCAGTATACGGGCTGGCGAGAAGATTGCGCTGGTGGGTCCGAGTGGCGCCGGTAAATCGACGATTGTGCAGCTGCTGATGCGTTTTTACGAACTATCGGGCGGCGGAATCACCGTAGACGGCCAGGATATCCGCCAGCTGGACCTGACCACACTGCGGGCCAATATCGGCATTGTGCCGCAGGAGGTGCTGCTGTTCGGTGGCACCATACGCGAGAATATTGCCTACGGCAAACCAACGGCTACGGAAGCAGAGGTAATTGCAGCCGCCCAGAAAGCCAACGCCTGGAATTTCATCAAAACGTTTCCGGAAGGATTGGAGACGCTGGTGGGTGAGCGGGGCGTAAAACTATCGGGTGGGCAGCGCCAGCGCATAGCCATTGCCCGCGCCATACTGAAGAACCCGGCCATACTTGTTCTGGACGAGGCCACCAGCGCCCTGGATTCCGAATCAGAGCAGTTGGTGCAGCAGGCCATGGACGAGCTGATGAAAGACCGTACGTCCATCGTAATCGCGCACCGCCTCTCTACTATCCGCAAAGTGGATAAGATCCTGGTTATCGATGGCGGAGAGATTGTAGAGGAAGGCTCGCATGATGCGCTTTCCAACAGCGAGAACGGCATTTATGCCAACCTGCTCAAGCTGCAGTTCGAGCTAAGCTAA
- a CDS encoding ArnT family glycosyltransferase, producing MFKLESRYSGRTVLFLLLLLLALLLYNLGGWGVIETSEARYAEISREMLASSDWLHPRLLGILHYHKPPATYVISAWGMGIFGMNEFGARFFLQLSLVLQAGLVYLLGLELFKSRRTALIAMVVYITIPAVLLAARNLTTDSFLTTFELLAIYAWLKYKPRQQAAWIYLFYTCLALAFLTKGPVGLIFPVLLAIGYRPATETSLPQPIRWGHHLPALLLFLVLGLSWYLYLMQYDPRFIDYFIFKHTVERYANPETFGRAKPWWFYLVLAPVLSLPWAAILLLNLKKLRNLPRLHKRLFILWLLVPLVFFSLSSSKLILYILPLFAGQALLTGWLLQALPQPALRKATLGALLYFGVLALALLAGPLLPFGVAVPGWALVFPVMMLVGLLLLWRRKNEYLLQLLGGALVFCLLLIPYSTHVMGANPELINSSSHLTAALQQEPLRGKQVLVYDKLLPSLAFELGHNFITIHDQDHNLNRETQFEQSQVWREKLLQLDRPDDVQRLKQLLQQNTALLVKGDLPEKSQWIKRYLPHYQQVGKWKIYY from the coding sequence ATGTTCAAATTGGAATCGCGCTACAGCGGCCGCACGGTGCTGTTTCTTTTGCTGCTGCTCCTGGCCCTGTTGCTTTACAACCTGGGTGGCTGGGGCGTGATCGAGACCAGCGAGGCCCGCTATGCCGAGATCAGCCGCGAAATGCTAGCTTCCAGCGACTGGCTGCACCCGCGCCTGCTGGGCATTCTGCATTACCACAAGCCGCCAGCCACCTATGTTATTTCGGCCTGGGGCATGGGCATTTTCGGAATGAACGAATTTGGGGCCCGTTTTTTCCTGCAGCTCTCGCTGGTACTGCAGGCCGGGCTGGTATACCTACTGGGGCTGGAGCTGTTCAAAAGCCGCCGCACGGCACTCATCGCAATGGTAGTATACATCACCATTCCGGCGGTACTGCTGGCCGCCCGCAACCTCACCACCGACTCTTTTCTAACGACCTTTGAATTGCTGGCCATCTATGCCTGGCTAAAGTATAAACCCCGGCAGCAGGCCGCCTGGATCTACTTGTTTTATACCTGCCTGGCGCTGGCCTTCCTGACCAAAGGGCCGGTGGGGCTTATCTTCCCGGTATTGCTGGCCATCGGCTACCGCCCGGCAACGGAAACAAGCCTGCCGCAGCCTATTCGCTGGGGCCACCACCTGCCCGCGCTGCTGCTTTTCCTGGTGCTGGGCCTTTCGTGGTACCTCTACCTGATGCAGTACGACCCGCGCTTTATCGACTACTTTATCTTTAAACATACTGTGGAGCGCTATGCCAACCCCGAAACGTTTGGGCGCGCCAAGCCGTGGTGGTTTTACCTGGTGCTGGCGCCGGTGCTTAGTTTGCCCTGGGCGGCCATCTTGCTACTAAACCTCAAAAAGCTCCGCAACCTGCCCCGTTTGCACAAGCGCCTGTTTATACTCTGGCTCCTGGTGCCGCTGGTGTTCTTCTCCTTATCAAGCTCCAAGCTCATCTTATACATTCTGCCGCTTTTTGCCGGCCAGGCGCTGCTCACGGGCTGGCTGCTACAGGCCCTGCCCCAACCGGCCCTGCGCAAAGCAACGCTGGGGGCGCTGCTATACTTTGGAGTGCTGGCGCTGGCGTTGCTGGCAGGGCCGCTGCTGCCCTTTGGCGTGGCGGTGCCCGGTTGGGCGCTTGTTTTTCCGGTAATGATGCTGGTAGGCCTGCTGCTGCTCTGGCGCAGGAAGAATGAGTATCTGCTGCAACTGCTGGGTGGGGCGCTGGTGTTTTGCCTGTTGCTTATTCCCTATTCCACGCACGTGATGGGCGCCAATCCCGAACTGATCAACAGCAGCAGCCACCTGACCGCCGCACTGCAGCAGGAGCCACTGCGGGGCAAACAGGTACTGGTGTATGATAAACTCCTGCCCTCGCTGGCATTCGAACTGGGCCATAATTTCATCACCATCCATGACCAGGATCATAACCTGAACCGCGAAACGCAGTTTGAGCAAAGCCAGGTATGGCGCGAAAAGTTACTCCAACTAGATCGCCCGGATGATGTGCAAAGGCTAAAGCAGCTGCTGCAACAAAACACAGCCCTGCTCGTGAAAGGCGATCTGCCCGAAAAAAGCCAGTGGATAAAACGCTACCTACCGCACTATCAGCAAGTGGGTAAGTGGAAAATCTATTATTAA
- a CDS encoding class I SAM-dependent methyltransferase — translation MPHLPDSGFHRVASFYDRLARLVYGHHLEQAQLALLPHLPDSARVLVIGGGSGWLLTQLLQTQKHLAILYLDAAPAMLQRAEQRFIQYQQPHHSTVTFRLGTEQALQPEEQFDVVFTPFLLDLFPPKRLQQLMQRLNEALVPGGLWLFADFWPVQQPALWWQRLLATGMYTFFSVLSGVKARKLPDYQLHFDALALREVFSQAFYGGMVQGKVFVKEKRPV, via the coding sequence TTGCCCCACTTACCGGATAGCGGCTTTCATCGGGTAGCCTCTTTTTACGACAGGCTGGCCCGCCTGGTATATGGCCACCATCTGGAGCAGGCGCAGCTTGCCCTCTTGCCCCACCTGCCCGACAGCGCCCGCGTGCTGGTTATCGGCGGCGGCAGTGGCTGGCTGCTGACGCAGCTCCTGCAAACGCAAAAACACCTGGCAATTTTATACCTGGATGCCGCCCCGGCTATGCTGCAACGGGCAGAGCAGCGCTTTATACAGTATCAGCAGCCGCACCACAGCACCGTTACCTTCCGGTTGGGCACCGAACAGGCCCTGCAGCCCGAAGAACAATTTGACGTGGTCTTCACTCCTTTTCTGCTGGACCTGTTCCCTCCGAAACGGCTGCAGCAACTCATGCAGCGGCTGAACGAGGCGCTGGTGCCGGGTGGCCTGTGGCTGTTTGCTGATTTCTGGCCCGTACAGCAGCCCGCGCTGTGGTGGCAACGGCTGCTGGCAACCGGTATGTATACGTTCTTCAGCGTACTCAGCGGCGTCAAAGCCCGCAAGCTCCCCGATTATCAACTGCATTTTGATGCCCTAGCCCTGCGGGAAGTCTTTAGCCAGGCGTTTTATGGCGGCATGGTGCAGGGGAAAGTGTTTGTGAAAGAGAAAAGGCCGGTTTAA